One genomic window of Cyprinus carpio isolate SPL01 chromosome B8, ASM1834038v1, whole genome shotgun sequence includes the following:
- the LOC109095386 gene encoding leupaxin-like, with the protein MLDWAQPTAACIRSPYHTSLGTQRTPLTSHLTAQTTMDELDMLLEELAQNSTQTSNVPATIPPKTLQLGALVKSSNTAQLEQTDSSGFVAGPGKTCSPYSVVPVPVEAGVMSPGTATRELDSIMNELLGLGLEVSEPTSNPPPVAHKSMKDKIPEETKESDSGKQKEAKKPQHPPLSEKVSKNVDAIDDLLGSLSSDMEKMGVRTAAKGHCASCGKCIAGKMITALGQVWHPEHFVCTACSEELGTCGFFERDGRPYCEKDYQNLFSPRCGYCKGPITQNILTAMDQTWHPEHFFCSHCGDLFGPDGFLERDGKPYCSRDFYRLFAPKCSGCGEPVKENYLSAANGTWHPDCFVCADCLKPFTDGCFLELNGRPLCSLHYHSRQGTLCGTCGEPISGRCIAALDRKFHPEHFVCAFCLRQLSQGVFKEQAGKPYCSVCHTKLFV; encoded by the exons ATGTTAGACTGGGCTCAACCCACAGCTGCATGTATCAGATCACCCTACCACACATCACTAGGAACACAACGCACACCACTTACCTCTCATCTCACAGCCCAGACCACAATGGATGAACTCG ACATGCTTTTAGAGGAGCTGGCTCAGAACTCCACCCAGACTTCAAATGTTCCTGCAACCATTCCACCCAAAACTCTCCAACTGGGAGCCTTGGTTAAAAGTAGCAACACAGCTCAGCTTGAACAA ACTGACTCCTCAGGATTTGTTGCTGGTCCAGGAAAGACATGTAGTCCCTACAG TGTGGTTCCAGTCCCCGTGGAGGCCGGAGTGATGAGTCCCGGCACAGCTACACGAGAGCTCGACTCCATCATGAATGAGCTGCTAGGACTAGGCCTGGAG GTTTCAGAACCCACATCAAACCCACCTCCAGTGGCTCACAAGTCAATGAAAGACAAAATACCTGAGGAAACTAAAGAAAGTGATAGTGGAAAGCAAAAAGAGGCTAAGAAACCACAGCATCCTCCTCTGTCAGAGAAAGTATCCAAGAATGTGGATGCTATAGACGACTTGCTGGGCTCTCTCAGCTCAGACATGGAGAAAATGGGGGTCCGGACAGCTGCCAAAGGCCACTGTGCTTCTTGTGGCAAGTGTATAGCTGGGAAG ATGATCACAGCTTTGGGTCAGGTGTGGCATCCAGAACACTTTGTGTGCACGGCATGCAGCGAGGAACTGGGCACATGTGGCTTCTTTGAGAGAGACGGCAGGCCGTACTGTGAGAAAGACTACCAGAACCTCTTCTCCCCTCGCTGCGGTTACTGCAAGGGTCCTATTACTCAG AACATTCTAACAGCAATGGATCAGACATGGCACCCAGAACATTTTTTCTGCAGCCACTGCGGAGATCTATTTGGACCTGATG GGTTTCTGGAGAGAGATGGTAAACCATATTGCTCTAGGGATTTCTACCGCCTCTTTGCACCCAAATGCTCCGGCTGTGGAGAGCCAGTGAAGGAGAACTATCTGTCTGCAGCCAATGGAACCTGGCACCCTGACTGCTTTGTCTGTGCG GACTGCCTGAAGCCTTTTACAGACGGTTGCTTCCTTGAGTTGAACGGTCGGCCCCTCTGTTCCCTGCACTATCACTCCAGACAGGGCACTCTGTGTGGCACCTGCGGAGAGCCCATCTCGGGTCGCTGCATCGCTGCTCTGGACCGCAAGTTTCACCCTGAACACTTTGTGTGTGCGTTTTGCCTTCGGCAACTGAGTCAGGGAGTGTTTAAGGAGCAGGCAGGGAAGCCATACTGTTCAGTTTGTCATACAAAACTCTTTGTGTGA
- the LOC109094923 gene encoding zinc finger protein 692-like isoform X1, which produces MERQEVTTNDTEQKRKTRSEMFRENNNAGVPATPGTGNDVAVDFLHSDHGSPEDSNELTGDGPARVSIENQSPTDINEEVAVLNLTNRGTQSKSDPPETHNANKKTGTLKNIRKSTSRVILTCEFEGCDKIFSSLQYLNHHVKYQHLQQKSFICSHPTCSESFNIKKRPKEHVKLHSNQREYICEFCARAFRTSSNLIIHRRIHTREKPLQCEVCGFTCRQKASLNWHMRKHNAESTYQFPCEICGRRFEKRDNVTVHRSKSHPDYDTPTPELTLPLLPSDPLPHPLEHSRSSPSASKNHTAVE; this is translated from the exons ATGGAAAGACAAGAAGTTACCACAAATGACACAGAACAGAAACGCAAGACGAGGTCTGAAATGTTTAGGGAAAACAATAATGCAG GTGTTCCAGCGACTCCTGGGACAGGAAATGATGTGGCTGTTGACTTTTTACATTCAGATCATGG ATCCCCAGAAGACAGTAATGAGCTGACAGGAGATGGACCTGCAAGAGTTTCCATTGAAAACCAAAGTCCCACCGATAT CAATGAGGAAGTTGCAGTGCTGAATTTAACCAACAGAGGGACCCAGAGTAAATCAGATCCTCCTGAGACACACAATGCCAACAAAAAGACAGGAACTCTTAAAAATATCAG AAAATCAACATCCAGAGTCATTTTGACTTGCGAGTTTGAAGGCtgcgataagattttttctagtctGCAATATCTAAAT CATCACGTCAAGTACCAACATCTCCAGCAGAAGAGCTTCATCTGCTCGCACCCCACCTGCAGCGAGTCATTCAATATTAAGAAGCGTCCGAAGGAACATGTGAAGTTACATAGTA atcagagAGAGTATATCTGTGAGTTCTGTGCCCGGGCGTTCCGAACCAGCAGTAACCTGATCATCCACCGCAGGATACACACCAGAGAGAAACCGCTGCA gTGTGAGGTGTGTGGCTTTACCTGTCGACAGAAAGCCTCTCTGAATTGGCACATGCGAAAGCACAATGCTGAGAGCACCTACCAGTTCCCCTGTGAGATTTGCGGTCGCCGTTTTGAAAAGAGAGACAATGTCACGGTTCACCGTAGCAAGAGCCACCCAGACTATGATACACCCACTCCGGAACTGACTCTTCCCCTTCTTCCCTCTGACCCACTCCCACATCCCTTGGAGCACAGCAGATCTTCCCCTTCTGCTTCCAAGAATCACACTGCTGTAGAATAA
- the LOC109094923 gene encoding zinc finger protein 692-like isoform X3, giving the protein MERQEVTTNDTEQKRKTRSEMFRENNNAGVPATPGTGNDVAVDFLHSDHGSPEDSNELTGDGPARVSIENQSPTDINEEVAVLNLTNRGTQSKSDPPETHNANKKTGTLKNIRKSTSRVILTCEFEGCDKIFSSLQYLNHHVKYQHLQQKSFICSHPTCSESFNIKKRPKEHVKLHSNQREYICEFCARAFRTSSNLIIHRRIHTREKPLQYGFHHTHVH; this is encoded by the exons ATGGAAAGACAAGAAGTTACCACAAATGACACAGAACAGAAACGCAAGACGAGGTCTGAAATGTTTAGGGAAAACAATAATGCAG GTGTTCCAGCGACTCCTGGGACAGGAAATGATGTGGCTGTTGACTTTTTACATTCAGATCATGG ATCCCCAGAAGACAGTAATGAGCTGACAGGAGATGGACCTGCAAGAGTTTCCATTGAAAACCAAAGTCCCACCGATAT CAATGAGGAAGTTGCAGTGCTGAATTTAACCAACAGAGGGACCCAGAGTAAATCAGATCCTCCTGAGACACACAATGCCAACAAAAAGACAGGAACTCTTAAAAATATCAG AAAATCAACATCCAGAGTCATTTTGACTTGCGAGTTTGAAGGCtgcgataagattttttctagtctGCAATATCTAAAT CATCACGTCAAGTACCAACATCTCCAGCAGAAGAGCTTCATCTGCTCGCACCCCACCTGCAGCGAGTCATTCAATATTAAGAAGCGTCCGAAGGAACATGTGAAGTTACATAGTA atcagagAGAGTATATCTGTGAGTTCTGTGCCCGGGCGTTCCGAACCAGCAGTAACCTGATCATCCACCGCAGGATACACACCAGAGAGAAACCGCTGCAGTATGGGTTTCACCACACACATGTGCACTAG
- the LOC109094923 gene encoding zinc finger protein 692-like isoform X2 yields MERQEVTTNDTEQKRKTRSEMFRENNNAGVPATPGTGNDVAVDFLHSDHGSPEDSNELTGDGPARVSIENQSPTDINEEVAVLNLTNRGTQSKSDPPETHNANKKTGTLKNIRKSTSRVILTCEFEGCDKIFSSLQYLNHHVKYQHLQQKSFICSHPTCSESFNIKKRPKEHVKLHSNQREYICEFCARAFRTSSNLIIHRRIHTREKPLQCVALPVDRKPL; encoded by the exons ATGGAAAGACAAGAAGTTACCACAAATGACACAGAACAGAAACGCAAGACGAGGTCTGAAATGTTTAGGGAAAACAATAATGCAG GTGTTCCAGCGACTCCTGGGACAGGAAATGATGTGGCTGTTGACTTTTTACATTCAGATCATGG ATCCCCAGAAGACAGTAATGAGCTGACAGGAGATGGACCTGCAAGAGTTTCCATTGAAAACCAAAGTCCCACCGATAT CAATGAGGAAGTTGCAGTGCTGAATTTAACCAACAGAGGGACCCAGAGTAAATCAGATCCTCCTGAGACACACAATGCCAACAAAAAGACAGGAACTCTTAAAAATATCAG AAAATCAACATCCAGAGTCATTTTGACTTGCGAGTTTGAAGGCtgcgataagattttttctagtctGCAATATCTAAAT CATCACGTCAAGTACCAACATCTCCAGCAGAAGAGCTTCATCTGCTCGCACCCCACCTGCAGCGAGTCATTCAATATTAAGAAGCGTCCGAAGGAACATGTGAAGTTACATAGTA atcagagAGAGTATATCTGTGAGTTCTGTGCCCGGGCGTTCCGAACCAGCAGTAACCTGATCATCCACCGCAGGATACACACCAGAGAGAAACCGCTGCA GTGTGTGGCTTTACCTGTCGACAGAAAGCCTCTCTGA